The Gemmatimonadota bacterium nucleotide sequence GACGTCCCCAGGGTCCATACACGGAAAAGAATCGCAACCCTGTCGTCGGAATGCCGTATAGATGGCTATACACATGCGCCATCAGTTCATCTGATTTTTTTGTCGCGGCGTACAGGCTGATCGGATGATCGACGTTTTGGTGGATGTTAGCGGGTGTGGTGGTGTTCAAGCCATAAACAGAACTGGAGGATGCATAGATTAGATGTTCGATACCGCAATGGCGACATCCTTCCAGGATGTTGAGGAAGCCCAGGACATTGCTTTTGACAAAGGCCTGGGGATTTCTCAGGCTGTAAGGCATACCCGCCTGACCTGCGAGATTGATGACATGAGAAAAGTTCTCTGCGCGGAAGAGGTTTGCTATCCCCGCGTCGTCCTCGAGGTGCATGCGGATAAATTTGAATCCGCTTTCACGCTTCAGGATAGATAGGCGGTCTTCTTTGAGTTGGGTGTTGTAATAGTCGTTTACATTGTCCAATCCGACTACCGAATGACCCATTTCGAGCAGTCGTCTGGAGAGGTGAAATCCAATAAATCCCGCAGCACCTGTTACGAGTACGTGTCGCGCAATATCAGGCATGTTTAATTTTTATCCTTTCAATCGCCGTGGATGTATAGGTTTGGGATTTATAGTCAAAAAATAATCATCCTGTGAAAAAAAAGCACGCTCTAAACAGAGCGTGCTTTTTCATTTCTATTTATAGAAATATTACTCGGTTCCAGATACACGCAGTCGCATAAACGACCGTGCCAGTGCATTTTGTGCGCGTTCTACATCTACGTCTGGCGTGCGATTGTCCAGTCGCTCTTGGGCGCGGTCTCGTGCGGCGCGGGCGCGTTCTGTGTCGATTTCGTCGCCAAATTCGGCTGCTTCTGCGAGGATTGTTGCACCATCACCCGATACATTGGCGAAGCCACCGCTGATGGCGAGGGTGCGCTCGGTGCCGTCTGCTTCTCGGAAGCCGACCCGACCGATGCCGAGTGCAGCCAGCATGGGTTGGTGGCGCGCCAGTACGCCAAAGCTGCCGTCAACGCCCGGTGCTTGAAAATGTTCAATTTCGCCGGAATATACGGTTTTTTCGGGTGTTACGATGTCTAATTGAAAAGTGGCCATTTTTGTTAAAGCGTTTTTGCTTTTTCAACTGCTTGCTCAATGGGTCCGATCATGTAAAATGCCTGTTCGGGCAGGTCGTCGTGTACGCCTTCGACGAGTTCTTTAAAACCGCGTACGGTGTCTTCTATGTTTACGTATTCTCCGGGTACGCCGGTAAATACTTCGCCCACTGTAAAGGGCTGTGTCAGGAATAGCTGGATGCGGCGCGCGCGTGCTACGACGATGCGGTCTTCGTCTGATAATTCGTCGATGCCCAGAATGGCGATGATTTCGCGCAGGTCGCGGTATCGCTGCAGGATTTGCTGTACCTGTTGTGTCACATTGTAGTGTTCGTCGCCTACGATGCGGGGGTCGAGGATGCGCGATGAAGATGCCAGCGGATCCACTGCGGGATACAGTACCTGGTCGGCGAGGGCGCGGTCGAGCACGATGCGTCCGTCGAGGTGCGAAAATGCCGTGACCACGCCGGGGTCGGTGTAGTCGTCGGCGGGGACATAGATGGCCTGGACAGATGTAATGGATCCCGTTTGCGTGGTGGTGATGCGCTCCTGCAAGCCGCCCATTTCGGTTGCCAGGGTCGGCTGATATCCCACGGCCGATGGCATGCGGCCCAATAGTGCGGATACTTCTGCGCCGGCGAGAATAAAGCGGAAGATGTTGTCGATGAATAGCAATACGTCCTGGCCGTGTTCATCGCGGAAGTTCTCTGCCATTGTCAATCCGGTCAGTGCCACGCGCTGGCGTGCGCCGGGTGGTTCGTTCATCTGGCCAAAGACCATGGCGGTTTTGTCGATTACGTCGGCTTCGATCATTTCGAGCATCAGGTCATTGCCTTCGCGCGTGCGCTCGCCCACGCCAGCAAATACGGAGTATCCGCCGTGTCCCGATGCCACGTTGTTGATGAGTTCTTTTAAGACCACGGTTTTGCCTACGCCCGCGCCGCCGAACAATCCCAGTTTACCGCCGCGGGCAAACGGGCAGATCAGGTCCATCACTTTGATGCCGGTTTCGAGCAGTTGGTCGGATGTCACTTGCTCTTCGTGTTCGGGAGGATCGCGGTGCAGGGGCAGTCGCGGCGTGTCATTGGGTACCGGGCCCTTGCCGTCTATGGGGTCGCCAATGACGTTGAACAAGCGTCCCAAGACATTTTCACCTACGGGCACTGTGATTGGTCCGCCCGTATCCACTACTGCGGTGCCGCGCACCAGTCCGTCTGTGGAATCCATTGCAACACAGCGCACCATGTTTTCTCCCAGGTGTTGCTGCACTTCGAGCACCAGACGGGGATCCGTACCTTCGACTTCTAACGCATTGTATATGGGGGGCAGGTCGCCTTCAAATGCCACATCGATGACAACGCCCACGATTTCTTTGATCATACCCTGGTTCATAATTGGCCTCTCCACTACTGGGCAACGGCTTCGGCGCCGCCGATAATATCCATCAGTTCCAGTGTAATTGACGACTGACGTTCTTTGTTCATTTCGCGGGTTAGTTCTTCGATTACGTCACCCGCGTTTTTGGTCGCATTGTCCATTGCACGCATCCGCGCGGCTTGCTCACCGGCGTTGGATTCCAACAGGGCACGCCATACCTGAAAATTTACATGACGTGGGACCAGTGTCTCCAACAATACTTCCGGCGATGGTTCGAATAAATAAACACCTGCTGCTTCGCCTTCGCTGGGTGCAATGGGCAACAATTGTTCTGATACGGGTTGTTGTTGTGCGACTGAGACAAAGGCATTGTAAATGAGCATCACGCGATCGACTTCTCCCGATAAAAACCGGTTTACCGCGTCTTCGGCGATTGTTATAGCCGAGGCAAAGGACAGGTCGCGAAACACATCTTCATAGTCATTGAGTATATCGCAATTGCGGTTTCTGAAAAAACTACGTCCTTTGCGCCCCACTGCTATTATGCCGTCATCGGGGGACATGTCATTGAACGCATGGCGGCAGGAGTTGGTGTTAAAACTGCCGCACAAGCCGCGATCAGAGGTCAAGACAATGAGCGCTGTGCGGTTGATCGGGCGTTCTGTCATCAGCGGATGTGAAAGCGATTCCATGCTGCTGAGTCGCTGTAAAACGCGATCGAGTTGCTGTGCATAGGGCCGCGCAGCCGCAATGGCTTCTTGTGCCCGTCGCATGCGAGCCGCAGCCACGAGTTGCATGGCGTTGGTTACGCTCTGGATATTTGTGATGCTTGCAACGCGCGTTCTCAGTTGTCTTAAGGTTGCCACATCCGGTCCTTTGTTCTCTTATACCGATACGCGGAAGCCGCGCTTAAAATTCTCAATTATTTCTGTGAGCTTTTCGGCATTTTCGTCGCTCAAGTCTTCGCTTTCGCGGATTTCTTCCATCAACTCACTGTGGCCTATGTGCGCCAGCAATTCTCGCTCAAAGCGCCGCACGTCTTCAGTGGGCAGATCATCGGCCAGATTGGCGGCAAAAAGTGCCACGGTGAGTTCTTCCAGCGACATCGGGGAATACTGATCTTGTTTGAGGATTTCGATTAATTTTTCGCCGTGGTTCAGCAAATTCTGAGTTGAGGCATCCAGGCCTTCTGTGCCGAACATCGCAAAGGCTTTGACTTCGTTGTAGCGCGAGATGTCGGCTTTGATGGTTCTGGCAACGGCTTTCATCGCGCTCGTCTGTGCCGAACTGCCCACGCGCGATACGGATGCGCCCACGTCCATGGCGGGGCGGATACCCGCGTAGAACAACTCGGGTTTGAGCAGGATTTGTCCGTCGGTAATCGATATCACATTTGTGGGCACAAAGGTGGAGACATCGCCTTCCAGAATTTCAATGACGGGCAATGCGGTGAGCGAACCTGCGCCCTGTTCGTCGCTCATTTTGGCGGCGCGCTCGAGCAGGCGCGAATGCAAATAAAATACGTCGCCGGGATAGGCTTCGCGGCCCGGCGGGCGGCGCAATACCAGGGACATTTCGCGGTAAGCCCACGCCTGTTTGGACAAATCGTCGTAAATAATCAGCGCGTGTTCGCCCTTGTCGCGGAAATACTCGCCCATTGAGCAACCCGAATAGGGTGATAGGAATTGAAGTGGGGCGGGTTCACTGGCTGTGGCCGATACGACAATGGTGTATTCCATTGCGCCATTGGCTTCCAGTTCGGCCACGACTTTGGCGACTGTCGAAGCCTTCTGTCCAATGGCGACATAGATGCACTTTACGTCGCTGTCTTTCTGGTTGATGATGGTATCGACGCCAATCGCCGTTTTGCCCGTTTGCCGGTCGCCGATGATCAGTTCGCGCTGCCCCCGCCCGATTGGCACGGTTGAGTCGATTACTTTTAATCCGGTCATCAGGGCTTCGGTTACGGGCTGTCGCTCGATGACGCCGGGTGCCTTGCGTTCAATGGGGAGTGTTGCTTCGGGGTTGATTGGGCCTTTGCCGTCTATTGGCATGCCGAGTGGGTTTACCACGCGGCCCAGGAGGGCTTCGCCCACGGGCACTTCGGCAATGCGTCCGGTGCGTTTGGCCTCGTCGCCTTCGCGGATCAATGTGTCATCGCCAAATAGCACACAGCCCACGTTGTCTTCTTCGAGGTTGAGTGCCATCCCCATAATGCCGTTGGGAAATTCGACCAGTTCACTGGTCTGCACATTGCCCAGCCCCTGCACGCGGGCCACGCCATCGCCCACCTGCTGTACGGTGCCGCTTTCATAGACGTCTATTTCAGTCCTGGAATCCAGGATTTGCTGTTTGAGCAGTGCCGAAATTTCGTCGGGGCGAATCTGCAAATTCGTCGCCATGTTTTGCCTGCCTTCTTTTAATCAGACACGAGGCGTTGTCGCAACCGATTGAGTTGCGTCGCCAGTGTGCCATCAAATACACGGTCGCCGAGCCGCACCACAAACCCGGCCTTTAATTGTTCGTCTATTGTGGTTTCCAATCGCACTTGCTTGCCAGAATAGGTCGAGAGTTTTGCAATTAATTGCGTTTCCTGCTCAGAGGACAGGGGCGCAGCAACCGTTACCTGCGCTGTGGCCTGACCGCGCCGGTCTTCCAATACGGATAGGAAATCCGACAATATCTCGGGCAGTACGCGCTCGCGGCGATTGTCGCAGAGCAGCAGCAAAAATCTGAGGGTTATGTCCTCGATTTTTCCGGCGAGCATATTGTTCAATACCGCGCGCTTTTGTTCAGATCGCATCATCGGGTCTGCGACAAATCCCCGCAGGTCTTCCGAGGCGTGCAATAGGTCCAATAATGCCTGCACATCGGCTTCAACCCGATCCAATACCCCGCTGTCTTGCGCGGCATCGATCAATGCGCTGGTGTATCGGATGGAAACGGCGGATTGGCTCACAAAAAACTCCGAACTCAGGAATGTTCTGGCATGCGGTTGATGAAATCATCTACGATTTTTTTGTTGTGCTCGTCGTCCAAATTTTCCTCCAGCAATTGTCCCGCAGCGAGAATCGCCAGTTCGGCTGTTTGCTGACGCAATGTCTGGAGGGCCTGATTGCGCTCTTGTTGTATGGTGCGCCGCGCTTGTTCGAGAAGCTGTTGGGCGTCGGCTTCGGCGCGTTCCTGCACGTCTCGAGCGACTTGTTCGGCGTCTTCGCGCGCTTTGTTAATTGCAGCTTGAGCTTCTGCCTGCGCCTGTACAAGTGCCTGTTTGTTCTCTTCGGCGGACCTTTCAGCTTCGGCACGCGCTTTATCGGCTTGCTCGAGTGCTTCGCGGATGCGCGTTTCTCGCTGGTCGAGTGCCGATAATAACGGTCCCCAAACAAATTTTTTCAAGACGAGCAATACGAGCACAAATGTGATGAGCGTCCAGATGATCAAGCCGGGGTTTGGACTCAACAAATCCATTGTTATGTCTCTCTTTCACCGCGTTTGGTTCGCGCGATTTATTTTACTTAAACACCAACAATACGCAGATGACCACGCCGAACAATGCCACACCTTCGACCAGTGCTGCAGCAATGATCATCGTTGATCGAATATCGCCAATGGCTTCGGGCTGACGAGAGATGCCTTCTACTGCACCTCGACCGATTTGACCGATGCCCACGCCAGCACCCAGTGCGGCCAACCCAGCACCAATACCAGCGGACAGATAACCGTAAGCTTCAGCGCCAAGACCTTCCACAGTACTCCTCCTTGTGAGTTGATACGATCAGTGCTCCTGATGAATACACAGGCCCACGAACAGGGCGGTCAGGAGCGTGAATACATAAGCTTGAAGAAAACCTATGAAAATTTCCAACATGTACATTGCCAATGCAAAAGCAATGGCAATGGGGGCGACAAAATAACCGAGAATAAAAATGATGCCGATCAGAGACAATATTACGACGTGACCGGCCAGCATATTGGCAAAGAGACGAATGCACAGTGCAAATGGTTTGGTCAAGAGGCCCAGAAATTCCAGCGGGATCATGAGCGGCAACAGTGCAATTGGCAAATTGGGGGGGATCAAGCCTTTGAAAAAGCCGAACAGGCCGTTGTGTTTGATCCCGGCT carries:
- a CDS encoding NAD-dependent epimerase/dehydratase family protein, with amino-acid sequence MPDIARHVLVTGAAGFIGFHLSRRLLEMGHSVVGLDNVNDYYNTQLKEDRLSILKRESGFKFIRMHLEDDAGIANLFRAENFSHVINLAGQAGMPYSLRNPQAFVKSNVLGFLNILEGCRHCGIEHLIYASSSSVYGLNTTTPANIHQNVDHPISLYAATKKSDELMAHVYSHLYGIPTTGLRFFSVYGPWGRPDGVAYLWTSAILENRPVKVYNHGKMRRSFTYVSDIVEGVTRVLSNPSSPDPKWTGQCPDPGSSSSPYRIYNIGNPNVIELEYYLSLLEDLLDKKAIREDLPIRPGDFPDSAADVSDLMRDVGYNPSTPIETGLANFVAWYREYHNIK
- a CDS encoding F0F1 ATP synthase subunit epsilon, with protein sequence MATFQLDIVTPEKTVYSGEIEHFQAPGVDGSFGVLARHQPMLAALGIGRVGFREADGTERTLAISGGFANVSGDGATILAEAAEFGDEIDTERARAARDRAQERLDNRTPDVDVERAQNALARSFMRLRVSGTE
- the atpD gene encoding F0F1 ATP synthase subunit beta, which encodes MNQGMIKEIVGVVIDVAFEGDLPPIYNALEVEGTDPRLVLEVQQHLGENMVRCVAMDSTDGLVRGTAVVDTGGPITVPVGENVLGRLFNVIGDPIDGKGPVPNDTPRLPLHRDPPEHEEQVTSDQLLETGIKVMDLICPFARGGKLGLFGGAGVGKTVVLKELINNVASGHGGYSVFAGVGERTREGNDLMLEMIEADVIDKTAMVFGQMNEPPGARQRVALTGLTMAENFRDEHGQDVLLFIDNIFRFILAGAEVSALLGRMPSAVGYQPTLATEMGGLQERITTTQTGSITSVQAIYVPADDYTDPGVVTAFSHLDGRIVLDRALADQVLYPAVDPLASSSRILDPRIVGDEHYNVTQQVQQILQRYRDLREIIAILGIDELSDEDRIVVARARRIQLFLTQPFTVGEVFTGVPGEYVNIEDTVRGFKELVEGVHDDLPEQAFYMIGPIEQAVEKAKTL
- the atpG gene encoding ATP synthase F1 subunit gamma, whose protein sequence is MATLRQLRTRVASITNIQSVTNAMQLVAAARMRRAQEAIAAARPYAQQLDRVLQRLSSMESLSHPLMTERPINRTALIVLTSDRGLCGSFNTNSCRHAFNDMSPDDGIIAVGRKGRSFFRNRNCDILNDYEDVFRDLSFASAITIAEDAVNRFLSGEVDRVMLIYNAFVSVAQQQPVSEQLLPIAPSEGEAAGVYLFEPSPEVLLETLVPRHVNFQVWRALLESNAGEQAARMRAMDNATKNAGDVIEELTREMNKERQSSITLELMDIIGGAEAVAQ
- a CDS encoding F0F1 ATP synthase subunit alpha, whose amino-acid sequence is MQIRPDEISALLKQQILDSRTEIDVYESGTVQQVGDGVARVQGLGNVQTSELVEFPNGIMGMALNLEEDNVGCVLFGDDTLIREGDEAKRTGRIAEVPVGEALLGRVVNPLGMPIDGKGPINPEATLPIERKAPGVIERQPVTEALMTGLKVIDSTVPIGRGQRELIIGDRQTGKTAIGVDTIINQKDSDVKCIYVAIGQKASTVAKVVAELEANGAMEYTIVVSATASEPAPLQFLSPYSGCSMGEYFRDKGEHALIIYDDLSKQAWAYREMSLVLRRPPGREAYPGDVFYLHSRLLERAAKMSDEQGAGSLTALPVIEILEGDVSTFVPTNVISITDGQILLKPELFYAGIRPAMDVGASVSRVGSSAQTSAMKAVARTIKADISRYNEVKAFAMFGTEGLDASTQNLLNHGEKLIEILKQDQYSPMSLEELTVALFAANLADDLPTEDVRRFERELLAHIGHSELMEEIRESEDLSDENAEKLTEIIENFKRGFRVSV
- the atpH gene encoding ATP synthase F1 subunit delta; this translates as MSSEFFVSQSAVSIRYTSALIDAAQDSGVLDRVEADVQALLDLLHASEDLRGFVADPMMRSEQKRAVLNNMLAGKIEDITLRFLLLLCDNRRERVLPEILSDFLSVLEDRRGQATAQVTVAAPLSSEQETQLIAKLSTYSGKQVRLETTIDEQLKAGFVVRLGDRVFDGTLATQLNRLRQRLVSD
- the atpF gene encoding F0F1 ATP synthase subunit B, whose amino-acid sequence is MDLLSPNPGLIIWTLITFVLVLLVLKKFVWGPLLSALDQRETRIREALEQADKARAEAERSAEENKQALVQAQAEAQAAINKAREDAEQVARDVQERAEADAQQLLEQARRTIQQERNQALQTLRQQTAELAILAAGQLLEENLDDEHNKKIVDDFINRMPEHS
- the atpE gene encoding ATP synthase F0 subunit C, which gives rise to MEGLGAEAYGYLSAGIGAGLAALGAGVGIGQIGRGAVEGISRQPEAIGDIRSTMIIAAALVEGVALFGVVICVLLVFK